TTCTTTCTAAATATTATAAAATCGTGATTTTTGATTTAAGCAAAGCGAAAGTGAAAAATTCGTAACTGCTTTTATAACATAATCATATTTTATTTTCTTCACTATCCTATAGATTCCTTGATAGATCTTCTAAGAGCCTAGAAGTAACACTTAATTCCTCTATGGAAGAAGTAATTTCTTCAAAGGCGGCAGCTTGGGTCTCAAAAAATGAACTTGATTCATTTATTTTGTTAGAAATACTTTTTATAGATTCCTGTATTTTCTCTAATACTGAGTCTATTTTACTTATAGATTCACTACTGGTACTAGATAGCTTTCGTATTTCCTCAGCAACTACACTAAAGCCTTTCCCCATTTCACCAGCTCTAGCGGCTTCAATGGCTGCATTTAGTCCCAATAAATTAGTTTGTTTAGAAATGTTTTGAACAAAATTTAAAATATCATCAGTACCTTTTGTATTTTCAATAGCTTTATCTACTTCTTCTAATATCTTAGTATTGGAATTAACTACAATTTCAACTCCAGAGGAAACCTCTTGAATAGCTGAAGATATTTGTTCAAGTGATGCTGCCAGATTTTCTGATAGTGACAATACTTTATGTCTTTTTTCTAAACTTTTTCCCATAAGAAAAACTCCAATTACAGCATTATCATAATCTTTTATAGGGATGGCATATGATTTAAATGGTACTCCATATACTTCTTTAGGTACATCTTTTATGATGTAGTTTCCAGTTCTAAGGGCTTCAAAGGCTGCACCACCTTCTGGAATTGCATCACCTACTTCTGCATTAATAGGAAGCTCATCACAATTTTGTATTTCTAAATACTTTTCATTATCTACAATGGCAAAAGATACGCTATCCTCAAAAAGCATAGGTAAAAAAGCTGTTAATTTATGAAAAAAGTCAAGCATTTCATCTTTAGATATAGTTATCAATTTTAGTCCTCCTTAATACGTTAATTTTTTAACTTATAAATAGACTCTATAATAAATTATATAAAATTAACGACTTTTGTCAAAAAAACCATTTCCAAATTCAACATACATAAAAGATTGTAGAGCAAAATTTATGCCCAAATCTTTTAATTCCACATAGATAGGCTAAAAACTTATTCTTATCCTTCTTTACTGCAAAAGTCATGATAAAATCCTGAATGGCAAATTTTACTAACAAAAAACCACTCACATTTTTAGGTGAGTGATTATACTCATTCATTTTGACTATATGTTTTTTTAACCTTTAAACCCTTCAATTTACTAATTTGGTAGCGGCGAGTGGAGTCGAACCACCGACACTGCGGGTATGAACCGCATGCTCTAGCCAACTGAGCTACGCCGCCATGTTTGGTTGCGGGGGCAGGACTTGAACCTGCGACCTCCGGGTTATGAGCCCGACGAGCTGCCAACTGCTCCACCCCGCGATGTATTATTCAATTGGTGCCG
The nucleotide sequence above comes from Thermoanaerobacterium sp. CMT5567-10. Encoded proteins:
- a CDS encoding methyl-accepting chemotaxis protein, with protein sequence MLDFFHKLTAFLPMLFEDSVSFAIVDNEKYLEIQNCDELPINAEVGDAIPEGGAAFEALRTGNYIIKDVPKEVYGVPFKSYAIPIKDYDNAVIGVFLMGKSLEKRHKVLSLSENLAASLEQISSAIQEVSSGVEIVVNSNTKILEEVDKAIENTKGTDDILNFVQNISKQTNLLGLNAAIEAARAGEMGKGFSVVAEEIRKLSSTSSESISKIDSVLEKIQESIKSISNKINESSSFFETQAAAFEEITSSIEELSVTSRLLEDLSRNL